In one Thalassoroseus pseudoceratinae genomic region, the following are encoded:
- a CDS encoding arylsulfatase has protein sequence MEPVVSAQEKPNILVIWGDDVGIPNISAYSRGMLGYKTPNIDRIAKEGMLFTDSYAQQSCTAGRASFILGQEPFRTGLLTIGMPGDDHGITEWMPTIADVLKSQGYATGQFGKNHLGDQDKHLPTNHGFDEFYGNLYHLNAEEEPEGYFYPKDPKFREKYGPRGVIKAVVDGKIEDTGPLTKKRMETIDEEFLTAGKDFIQRQVKAKKPFFMWFNSTRMHVFTHLKKESYGVTGKGIHADGMVEHDGHVGQLLDLLDELEIADNTIVVYSTDNGPEFAMWPDSAVTPFASEKGTTWEGGFRVPMMVRWPGVIEPDSVSNDIISSMDWFPTLCAAAGVGDVKKQLAEGAKFNDKDFKVHLDGYNFVPYFKGEVEKGPRDRMLYFDQGGNLNAVRWNDWKVSFAVQEGNIAFGSRKVTPWASITNLRMDPYERAAHDGGKYVDWYARQMWLLVPIQGVIKDFFADFKDYPYQTGSSLNAGNINYGLLRQKDALQRLKELEKLKPR, from the coding sequence GTTATTCACGGACTCTTACGCCCAGCAGAGTTGCACCGCGGGCCGTGCGAGTTTCATTCTCGGTCAGGAACCGTTTCGCACGGGACTATTAACGATCGGCATGCCCGGCGACGATCACGGGATCACCGAATGGATGCCGACGATTGCAGATGTCTTGAAAAGTCAGGGCTATGCGACGGGGCAATTCGGAAAGAATCACCTCGGTGACCAGGACAAGCACTTGCCGACCAATCACGGGTTCGACGAATTCTATGGCAACCTCTATCACCTGAATGCCGAGGAAGAGCCGGAAGGCTATTTCTATCCGAAAGATCCAAAGTTCCGCGAGAAGTACGGGCCACGGGGTGTGATTAAAGCAGTCGTTGATGGGAAGATCGAAGATACCGGCCCACTCACGAAGAAACGGATGGAAACAATTGACGAAGAATTTCTCACGGCTGGGAAGGACTTCATTCAACGGCAAGTCAAAGCCAAGAAGCCTTTCTTCATGTGGTTCAACTCAACACGGATGCACGTCTTTACGCATCTGAAGAAAGAATCCTACGGCGTCACAGGCAAAGGAATTCATGCAGACGGGATGGTTGAACACGACGGACATGTGGGGCAGTTGCTCGACTTGCTTGATGAACTCGAGATTGCTGACAACACCATCGTTGTCTATTCCACTGATAACGGCCCCGAGTTCGCAATGTGGCCGGACAGTGCTGTCACACCATTCGCTAGCGAAAAAGGCACCACATGGGAAGGCGGTTTCCGCGTCCCTATGATGGTCCGCTGGCCAGGTGTCATTGAACCAGATTCCGTGTCGAACGATATCATTTCAAGCATGGACTGGTTCCCCACACTGTGTGCCGCCGCAGGCGTCGGCGATGTGAAGAAACAATTGGCAGAGGGAGCCAAGTTCAACGACAAAGATTTTAAAGTTCATCTAGACGGTTATAATTTCGTGCCGTACTTCAAGGGTGAAGTGGAGAAAGGTCCGCGAGACCGTATGCTGTATTTCGATCAAGGCGGCAACCTTAACGCAGTCCGTTGGAACGACTGGAAGGTAAGTTTTGCGGTTCAGGAAGGTAATATTGCCTTCGGTTCCCGTAAGGTGACACCGTGGGCTAGCATCACCAATCTCCGTATGGACCCCTACGAGCGGGCAGCGCATGATGGCGGTAAATATGTCGATTGGTACGCGCGTCAAATGTGGCTGCTCGTGCCGATTCAAGGCGTCATCAAAGACTTCTTTGCAGACTTCAAAGACTACCCATACCAAACGGGTTCCTCCTTGAACGCCGGTAACATCAACTATGGGCTTCTCCGCCAGAAAGATGCACTACAACGATTGAAGGAACTGGAAAAACTAAAGCCGCGTTAG
- a CDS encoding PPK2 family polyphosphate kinase, with translation MHVHIDTDDYIVNGTKKLKLEKHKTKVKDVYKDKSEYKDLLNEFQDEINDLQRMMYADDRNSMLLIFQAMDAAGKDGTIRAIMSGVNVHGVVVHSFKQPSTNELEHDFLWRTTIRLPQRGQIGIFNRSYYEEVLVVKVHPEIVREKQRLPQEYTENLEELWENRYESIRDFEKHICRNGTKVVKFFLHLSRDEQRERFLDRIDEAEKNWKFSEADVSERGYWNDYQQAYEDAINATATQHAPWFVIPADDKKNMRLIVAQVVLEQLHALDLKYPVVSDERREELEQFRKQLRD, from the coding sequence ATGCACGTTCACATCGACACCGACGACTATATTGTGAACGGAACCAAGAAACTCAAACTGGAAAAACATAAGACGAAGGTCAAGGACGTCTATAAAGACAAGTCGGAGTACAAGGATTTACTCAACGAGTTCCAAGATGAAATCAATGACTTGCAGCGAATGATGTACGCTGACGATCGCAACTCGATGCTCTTAATATTCCAGGCGATGGATGCCGCTGGGAAAGACGGCACGATTCGGGCAATCATGTCGGGAGTCAACGTACATGGTGTGGTCGTGCATTCGTTCAAACAACCGAGTACGAACGAATTAGAACACGACTTTCTCTGGCGAACGACGATCCGTCTCCCGCAGCGAGGGCAGATTGGCATCTTCAACCGCTCGTATTACGAAGAAGTGCTGGTTGTGAAAGTCCATCCCGAAATCGTCCGCGAAAAACAGCGACTACCGCAGGAATACACTGAAAACCTGGAAGAACTCTGGGAAAACCGATACGAATCGATCCGAGATTTCGAGAAACACATCTGCCGGAATGGCACGAAGGTGGTCAAGTTCTTCTTGCATCTCAGCCGGGACGAACAACGTGAGCGTTTTCTCGACCGAATTGATGAAGCGGAAAAGAATTGGAAGTTTTCCGAGGCAGATGTTTCCGAACGCGGCTACTGGAACGACTATCAGCAAGCCTATGAAGATGCGATCAACGCGACGGCAACCCAGCACGCCCCCTGGTTCGTCATTCCCGCTGACGACAAAAAGAATATGAGGCTAATTGTCGCTCAAGTCGTCCTGGAACAACTGCACGCCTTAGATCTCAAATACCCAGTCGTCTCCGATGAGCGACGCGAAGAACTTGAGCAGTTTCGAAAACAATTGCGTGACTAA
- a CDS encoding arylsulfatase — MALCLASLAVVGETQAQDKPNILVIMGDDIGQTNVSAYTMGLVGYRTPNIDRIAKEGMIFTDYYAEQSCTAGRSTFLTGQCTYRTGLSKVGLPGADLGLQAEDPTLAELLKPHGYATGQFGKNHLGDKDEFLPTNHGFDEFLGNLYHLNAEEEPENRNYPRDPEFRKRFGPRGVIKASADGKIEDTGPLTKKRMETIDDETSDAAVDFIERQVKAEKPFFVWWNATRMHFRTHVRDELRDEPGLDARTEYADGMLEHDGDVGKLLKTLDDLEIAENTIVLYTTDNGPHKNTWPDAALSPFRNEKNSNWEGAFRVPCALRWPGKIKAGSVSNEIVSGLDWLPTFLAAVGDADIKEKLLKGHKAGDKTYKVHLDGYNILPYLTGKDEKSPRESFFYFNDDGQLVGMRFRNWKMVFLEQRARGTLKVWAEPFTPLRLPKMFDLRADPYEQADITSNTYYDWLLDHAFLLVPAQQYAGKFLETFKEYPPRQKPASFNLDDVMQKLSEGVSK, encoded by the coding sequence ATGGCGTTGTGCTTGGCCAGCCTAGCGGTGGTTGGGGAAACACAGGCACAGGACAAACCAAATATCCTCGTTATCATGGGGGACGATATTGGCCAGACAAACGTCTCGGCCTATACGATGGGGCTTGTTGGCTATCGCACGCCAAACATTGACCGCATTGCAAAGGAAGGAATGATCTTCACCGACTACTATGCTGAGCAAAGTTGCACAGCAGGGCGATCGACATTCCTCACCGGCCAGTGCACGTATCGCACGGGCCTTTCCAAAGTGGGCTTGCCAGGTGCGGACTTGGGATTGCAAGCTGAAGATCCCACTTTGGCCGAACTCCTCAAACCGCACGGCTACGCGACAGGTCAATTCGGCAAAAATCACTTGGGTGACAAAGACGAATTTCTTCCGACCAATCATGGTTTTGATGAGTTCTTGGGCAATCTCTATCACCTCAATGCCGAAGAAGAACCCGAGAACCGAAACTACCCCCGTGACCCCGAATTTCGCAAACGCTTTGGTCCTCGCGGTGTCATCAAAGCCAGTGCTGATGGAAAAATCGAAGACACTGGGCCTTTGACGAAAAAGCGAATGGAAACGATCGACGATGAGACATCGGACGCAGCCGTCGACTTCATCGAGCGGCAGGTCAAAGCGGAGAAGCCATTCTTCGTGTGGTGGAATGCGACTCGAATGCACTTTCGGACCCACGTACGTGATGAACTGCGGGACGAGCCCGGTCTCGACGCTCGAACCGAGTACGCCGACGGTATGCTCGAACACGATGGTGATGTTGGCAAACTGCTGAAAACCCTGGACGATCTCGAGATCGCTGAGAACACGATCGTGCTATACACGACCGACAATGGACCTCACAAAAACACCTGGCCGGACGCTGCATTGAGCCCTTTCCGTAACGAAAAGAACTCGAACTGGGAAGGTGCCTTCCGAGTCCCATGTGCACTTCGGTGGCCGGGCAAAATCAAAGCGGGCAGTGTCTCCAATGAGATTGTCAGCGGCCTCGACTGGCTGCCAACCTTCCTGGCTGCCGTCGGCGATGCGGACATCAAAGAGAAACTTCTCAAAGGTCACAAGGCCGGCGATAAAACCTACAAAGTCCATTTGGATGGCTACAACATCTTGCCGTATCTCACCGGCAAAGACGAGAAGTCACCGCGAGAATCCTTTTTCTACTTCAACGACGATGGCCAACTCGTCGGGATGCGATTCCGGAACTGGAAAATGGTCTTCCTGGAACAACGTGCTCGAGGGACTTTGAAAGTTTGGGCTGAACCGTTCACCCCATTGCGACTTCCGAAAATGTTTGACTTGCGAGCCGACCCCTACGAGCAAGCCGACATCACCTCGAACACCTACTACGATTGGTTGCTCGACCACGCGTTCTTGCTTGTCCCAGCCCAGCAATACGCAGGGAAATTCTTGGAAACCTTCAAAGAGTATCCGCCACGGCAAAAGCCAGCCAGCTTCAATCTGGACGACGTGATGCAGAAACTCTCCGAAGGCGTAAGTAAGTAG